A genome region from Flavobacterium sp. CFS9 includes the following:
- a CDS encoding YheT family hydrolase — translation MPLIEQSEYNLPSVMHRNRHISTIYAALFKKYEVPEYTREKHELSDGDFINIDFIINDSKKAVILCHGLEGDSRRTYNNSCADYFRERGFSVFAWNNRTCGGEMNRLPRLYHHGAVDDLDEVVRFVFQKEFEDVYLIGYSMGGVQLLNYLGWTKIDERIKAAVSISVPTHIATSAAVLKQGFNRVYLKNFTIDIKRKLKYKAAQFPDFINRDQIDKITSFDEVDQYFTAPLHGFASRDDYYQRVSPEFSLQNITTPVLIINSLDDPFLGERCYPRAIAKESAYVYLETPRYGGHCAFPLRNSEYSYAEKRAYEFFESCKNFA, via the coding sequence ATGCCATTAATTGAACAATCAGAATATAATCTGCCTTCTGTTATGCATCGCAACAGGCATATTTCTACCATTTATGCTGCTTTGTTTAAAAAGTATGAAGTTCCCGAATATACAAGAGAAAAGCATGAATTAAGTGACGGAGATTTTATAAACATCGACTTTATTATAAATGATTCTAAAAAAGCAGTCATTTTATGTCATGGTCTAGAAGGGGATTCGCGCAGAACCTATAATAATAGTTGTGCTGATTATTTTCGAGAGAGAGGTTTCTCTGTTTTTGCATGGAACAATCGTACCTGCGGAGGCGAGATGAATCGTCTTCCCAGACTTTACCATCATGGTGCTGTAGATGATCTTGATGAAGTAGTCCGTTTTGTTTTTCAAAAAGAATTCGAAGATGTCTATTTGATTGGATATTCAATGGGAGGAGTACAGCTTCTGAATTATTTAGGCTGGACTAAAATTGATGAACGTATTAAGGCTGCGGTTTCAATTTCGGTACCTACTCATATTGCTACAAGTGCCGCTGTACTCAAACAAGGTTTTAACAGAGTTTATTTAAAGAACTTTACAATTGATATCAAAAGAAAGCTGAAATACAAAGCAGCTCAGTTTCCGGATTTCATAAACCGGGATCAGATAGATAAAATTACGTCGTTTGATGAAGTTGATCAATACTTTACAGCACCGCTGCATGGCTTTGCAAGTCGCGATGATTATTATCAGCGTGTATCTCCGGAATTCTCCCTTCAAAATATTACCACCCCCGTTTTAATTATTAACTCATTAGACGATCCTTTTTTGGGAGAAAGATGTTATCCCAGAGCGATAGCAAAGGAGAGTGCCTATGTGTATTTGGAAACACCAAGATATGGTGGGCACTGCGCTTTCCCATTACGTAATTCAGAGTATTCTTATGCAGAAAAAAGAGCTTACGAATTTTTTGAGTCCTGTAAAAACTTCGCATAA
- a CDS encoding sodium-dependent bicarbonate transport family permease — protein MNLNLLLENLTNPALLFFVLGIIAVYLKSDLEIPKNSSKFISLYLLFAIGFKGGQELSHEAFTSEIVWSMLFGIFISGIIPVYTFFILKRKLNVYDAGAIAAAYGSVSAVTFVTAVSFLESQQLALHGHMVAIMALMESPAIIIGLVLISFFNKDKTSSIQKRSALKHSLTNGSVLLILGSLIIGYLASEKQAQGIEPFTNDLFKGFLAIFLLDMGITSGQKMKSFFSFGWFPFLFAILIPLLNGCVFAVLSSFVTVDITNRFVFAILAASASYIAVPAAMKITVPQANPGLFLPMALAVTFPINITIGLPLYFLIVQNF, from the coding sequence ATGAATCTAAATTTATTGCTTGAAAACCTAACCAATCCCGCACTGCTTTTTTTTGTACTAGGAATTATAGCGGTCTATTTAAAGAGTGATCTCGAAATCCCTAAAAACTCTTCGAAGTTTATTTCGCTCTATTTATTATTTGCTATTGGTTTTAAAGGAGGTCAGGAGCTCTCGCATGAAGCTTTTACAAGTGAAATTGTCTGGTCAATGTTATTCGGGATTTTTATTTCAGGAATAATTCCGGTCTATACCTTTTTTATTCTCAAAAGAAAATTAAATGTTTACGATGCCGGTGCTATCGCTGCGGCGTATGGTTCAGTCAGTGCTGTTACTTTTGTCACAGCCGTTTCGTTCCTGGAAAGCCAGCAATTGGCGCTACACGGACATATGGTTGCTATTATGGCTTTAATGGAATCTCCGGCGATCATCATTGGATTGGTTTTAATCTCCTTTTTCAATAAAGACAAAACGAGTTCTATTCAAAAACGTTCCGCACTCAAACATTCTTTAACTAATGGGAGTGTCCTTCTTATTTTAGGAAGTTTGATTATAGGGTATCTTGCAAGTGAAAAACAGGCACAAGGTATAGAACCCTTTACAAATGATTTATTTAAAGGATTCTTAGCTATATTTTTACTGGATATGGGAATAACAAGCGGACAAAAAATGAAATCCTTCTTCTCTTTCGGATGGTTTCCTTTTCTTTTCGCTATTTTGATTCCTTTGCTTAATGGCTGTGTTTTTGCAGTATTGAGTTCGTTTGTGACTGTAGATATAACCAATCGTTTCGTTTTTGCGATACTGGCAGCAAGCGCTTCTTATATTGCAGTTCCGGCGGCAATGAAGATTACAGTTCCTCAGGCAAACCCGGGACTGTTTCTGCCCATGGCACTGGCTGTTACTTTTCCAATAAATATAACCATCGGATTGCCTCTTTATTTTCTTATTGTGCAAAATTTTTAA